One window of Hydractinia symbiolongicarpus strain clone_291-10 chromosome 3, HSymV2.1, whole genome shotgun sequence genomic DNA carries:
- the LOC130636724 gene encoding uncharacterized protein LOC130636724 isoform X1, producing the protein MDTFNYECMKKVFEKLNMTERHYQTCGIVQTNDNFLRLMTLLNHTELELYYKIFHDPQFGGFPTDPEKLYKELEKYEAKIKTMLEEKQINQVEYKLAFPDSHATYSQAFTTNLFYALSKECVEKIPQIDVAVDDDDDGLKNRVVLFNELDKLQVLTKDKTLKENVNSSTEVYDQKWNEITEVLKRLHYDVNNVSDLKSGDLDASKKFRFALIRSEMALLRNECSELKKTSEVNNFAVTKLLRNFIDAVSQSHEDTTSTQSINTDEELKHLKERIQAKLVMLANVLESIKTVEPQMKLWKERNIEGDIIVIDDRLTKLKNEVNEQSFTVGELFSSVSLDIVKIKERMSFNGDNVKYLGTPEHGKERRSHSLRP; encoded by the exons ATGGACAC GTTCAACTACGAATGCATGAAGAAAGTATTTGAGAAATTAAATATGACGGAACGTCATTATCAAACGTGCGGCATCGTCCAAACGAACGACAATTTTCTCCGTCTAATGACGTTGTTAAACCACACCGAACTCGAGTTATATTACAAAATATTTCACGATCCACAATTTGGCGGTTTCCCCACAGATCCAGAAAAGTTATATAAAGAATTAGAAAAGTatgaagcaaaaataaaaaccatgttagaggaaaaacaaattaatcaaGTTGAATATAAACTCGCTTTCCCAGACTCGCATGCAACATACTCGCAGGCGTTTACGACGAATTTATTTTATGCTTTATCAAAAGAATGCGTCGAAAAAATCCCGCAAATCGACGTCGCTGTTGACGATGACGACGACGGATTAAAAAATCGTGTCGTACTTTTCAACGAACTTGATAAACTGCAAGTTCTAACCAAAGATAAAACATTGAAAGAAAATGTCAACTCGTCGACCGAGGTTTACGATCAGAAGTGGAATGAAATTACCGAAGTATTAAAACGTTTACATTACGATGTCAATAACGTATCGGATTTAAAATCGGGCGATCTAGATGCTAGTAAAAAATTCCGATTTGCTTTGATTCGTTCCGAAATGGCGCTTTTACGAAACGAATGCAGTGAACTCAAAAAAACGTCGGAAGTAAATAATTTTGCTGTCACAAAGCTACTCCGTAATTTTATTGATGCCGTGTCACAATCTCACGAAGACACAACATCAACGCAAAGCATAAACACAGACGAAGAATTAAAACACTTAAAAGAGCGAATTCAAGCGAAGTTAGTTATGTTAGCGAACGTGTTAGAAAGCATCAAAACGGTCGAGCCTCAAatgaaactttggaaagaaagAAATATCGAGGGGGACATTATCGTCATAGATGACCGGTTAACGAAATTAAAAAACGAAGTGAACGAGCAAAGTTTTACGGTTGGCGAACTTTTTAGCAGCGTTTCACTCGacattgtcaaaattaaagAAAGAATGAGTTTTAATGGAGATAACGTAAAGTATTTGGGCACTCCTGAACATGGAAAAGAACGTCGTTCTCATTCGCTTCGTCCATag
- the LOC130636724 gene encoding uncharacterized protein LOC130636724 isoform X2, which translates to MKKVFEKLNMTERHYQTCGIVQTNDNFLRLMTLLNHTELELYYKIFHDPQFGGFPTDPEKLYKELEKYEAKIKTMLEEKQINQVEYKLAFPDSHATYSQAFTTNLFYALSKECVEKIPQIDVAVDDDDDGLKNRVVLFNELDKLQVLTKDKTLKENVNSSTEVYDQKWNEITEVLKRLHYDVNNVSDLKSGDLDASKKFRFALIRSEMALLRNECSELKKTSEVNNFAVTKLLRNFIDAVSQSHEDTTSTQSINTDEELKHLKERIQAKLVMLANVLESIKTVEPQMKLWKERNIEGDIIVIDDRLTKLKNEVNEQSFTVGELFSSVSLDIVKIKERMSFNGDNVKYLGTPEHGKERRSHSLRP; encoded by the coding sequence ATGAAGAAAGTATTTGAGAAATTAAATATGACGGAACGTCATTATCAAACGTGCGGCATCGTCCAAACGAACGACAATTTTCTCCGTCTAATGACGTTGTTAAACCACACCGAACTCGAGTTATATTACAAAATATTTCACGATCCACAATTTGGCGGTTTCCCCACAGATCCAGAAAAGTTATATAAAGAATTAGAAAAGTatgaagcaaaaataaaaaccatgttagaggaaaaacaaattaatcaaGTTGAATATAAACTCGCTTTCCCAGACTCGCATGCAACATACTCGCAGGCGTTTACGACGAATTTATTTTATGCTTTATCAAAAGAATGCGTCGAAAAAATCCCGCAAATCGACGTCGCTGTTGACGATGACGACGACGGATTAAAAAATCGTGTCGTACTTTTCAACGAACTTGATAAACTGCAAGTTCTAACCAAAGATAAAACATTGAAAGAAAATGTCAACTCGTCGACCGAGGTTTACGATCAGAAGTGGAATGAAATTACCGAAGTATTAAAACGTTTACATTACGATGTCAATAACGTATCGGATTTAAAATCGGGCGATCTAGATGCTAGTAAAAAATTCCGATTTGCTTTGATTCGTTCCGAAATGGCGCTTTTACGAAACGAATGCAGTGAACTCAAAAAAACGTCGGAAGTAAATAATTTTGCTGTCACAAAGCTACTCCGTAATTTTATTGATGCCGTGTCACAATCTCACGAAGACACAACATCAACGCAAAGCATAAACACAGACGAAGAATTAAAACACTTAAAAGAGCGAATTCAAGCGAAGTTAGTTATGTTAGCGAACGTGTTAGAAAGCATCAAAACGGTCGAGCCTCAAatgaaactttggaaagaaagAAATATCGAGGGGGACATTATCGTCATAGATGACCGGTTAACGAAATTAAAAAACGAAGTGAACGAGCAAAGTTTTACGGTTGGCGAACTTTTTAGCAGCGTTTCACTCGacattgtcaaaattaaagAAAGAATGAGTTTTAATGGAGATAACGTAAAGTATTTGGGCACTCCTGAACATGGAAAAGAACGTCGTTCTCATTCGCTTCGTCCATag
- the LOC130636723 gene encoding uncharacterized protein LOC130636723 yields the protein MSNKWLSAAVPIKKKTCKQKQTVNRKVQQKYPMFMEPFSQALNTSNLRQTKVSSFFKNHGLSRRSEEQRSFHSTFSMNRFTVDDKCNDAKISTARCDDDDEEERMLFGTCGSSLLEISNFCESQGTTKNNLCNIIKKISHEKSNSKQRKRMAVTSYIKPTKETKVELLEDFSRLPVLKSNTPYSRDKKEINKPSSLKNTDSICQEFTQQSPCVVKQLDMSIVHPEMTHERSVIDDDFSPCCVNLEGCYGNELSRMGCVEDPTKCLTRERLFDVDSEVKNNDGDKDFFKGIFSSQTCVTGKQSALQPSPSQNRHVTKPPSPLIFTEQYSEMNTNKRRNHKNEAMHTIATPRPPSPLIFTEPCNDTQNKETAFRPPSPLQFARRRLNNNSYTIRNTEEVVKQTTLKKQLLEEDTSSLKSESSRIDQKSYVEFDSGTLVKSNMLKMSGKENIRPSCIDFHKKMEKETRAVLQDIKYNSCQLDSCSPDSITGCIQQTLLRPTRQKIALSNGFQNRKRLDLNAADFWTT from the exons ATGAGCAATAAGTGGCTGTCTGCTGCAGTgccaataaaaaagaaaacctgcAAGCAAAAACAAACTGTCAACAGAAAAGTACAGCAAAAATATCCAATGTTTATGGAACCGTTCTCACAAGCATTAAATACATCTAATTTAAGACAGACCAAAGTTtcttcgttttttaaaaatcatggaTTATCGAGAAGAAGCGAGGAACAGCGATCAT TCCATTCAACCTTTTCTATGAATCGATTTACCGTTGACGATAAATGTAATGACGCCAAGATTAGTACCGCAAGATGTGATGACGACGACGAGGAGGAGAGGATGTTGTTTGGGACGTGTGGAAGCAGTTTACTGGAGATATCTAACTTTTGTGAATCCCAAGGTACGACGAAAAATAACTTAtgtaatattattaaaaaaattagtcacGAGAAATCGAATTCTAAACAACGTAAAAGAATGGCGGTTACTAGTTATATAAAGCCGACGAAAGAAACGAAAGTAGAACTTCTTGAGGATTTCTCTCGGTTGCCGGTCTTAAAGTCGAACACACCTTACAGCAGagacaaaaaagaaattaataaacCTTCATCTTTAAAAAATACAGATAGTATCTGTCAGGAGTTCACCCAGCAGTCGCCGTGCGTCGTCAAACAACTTGACATGTCCATAGTTCACCCTGAAATGACACACGAGAGGAGCGTAATTGATGACGATTTTTCGCCTTGTTGTGTCAACCTGGAAGGTTGCTATGGCAATGAATTAAGCCGAATGGGTTGCGTTGAGGACCCAACGAAGTGCTTAACGCGAGAAAGATTGTTCGATGTTGATAGCGAAGTTAAAAACAATGACGGCGATAAAGATTTCTTTAAAGGGATTTTTAGCTCGCAAACGTGTGTTACGGGAAAACAATCGGCACTTCAACCGTCGCCGTCTCAAAACAGACACGTAACCAAGCCGCCATCTCCTTTAATTTTCACTGAACAATATTCTGAAATGAATACCAATAAAAGGCGGAACCATAAAAACGAAGCCATGCATACTATTGCAACACCTCGTCCTCCTTCGCCTTTAATATTCACTGAACCGTGCAATGATACACAAAACAAAGAGACAGCTTTTCGCCCTCCATCGCCCTTGCAGTTTGCTCGTAGGCGGTTGAATAATAACAGTTATACAATAAGAAATACTGAAGAAGTAGTAAAACAAACCACGTTAAAAAAACAGTTGTTAGAAGAAGATACTTCAAGTCTGAAGTCAGAGTCGTCGCGCATTGATCAGAAATCTTATGTCGAATTTGATTCTGGCACGTTAGTCAAATCCAATATGTTGAAAATGTCTGGGAAGGAGAACATACGACCTAGCTGCATTGATTTTCACAAAAAGATGGAAAAAGAAACACGTGCTGTATTGCAAGACATAAAGTACAATAGTTGTCAACTAGATTCTTGCTCGCCCGATTCTATAACAGGATGTATTCAACAAACTCTACTGCGTCCAACGAGACAAAAAATCGCGTTATCTAATGGCTTCCAAAATCGAAAGCGTTTGGATTTAAACGCAGCTGATTTTTGGACTACTTGA